One segment of Falco peregrinus isolate bFalPer1 chromosome 4, bFalPer1.pri, whole genome shotgun sequence DNA contains the following:
- the MSL3 gene encoding male-specific lethal 3 homolog isoform X2, with product MKMEIVDIVVGKDEKGRKIPEYLIHFNGWNRSWDRWAAEDHVLRDTDENRRLQRKLARKAVARMRRKGRKKRRCRLPGVDSVLKSLPAEENDESSENSISSSSSDDSDEGTDEEIKSEESDIEERTEMKEEQDTHTKRDMEERAISIEIPEVLKKKLEEDCYYINRRKRLVKLPCQTNIITILESYVKHFAINAAFSANERSRHHQMTLHANMNLHYVPPEKNVELCKEMVDGLRITFDFTLPLILLYPYEQAQFKKVTSSKFFLPIKENSTNTNRNQEELSPSPPLLNPPTPQSTDSQPTTGEPATPKRRKAEPEILQSLRRSTRHSSNCDRLSESSASPQPKRRHLETPASMPKLFLHLEKKTPVHSGSSSPITLTPSKEGSAVFTGFEGRRNNELNEVLSWKLMPENYPPSDQPPPPSYIYGSQHLLRMFVKLPEILGKMCFPDKNLKALVKHFEMFLRFLAEYHDDFFPESAYVAACEAYYSTKNPRAIY from the exons ATGAAAATGGAG ATTGTTGACATTGTTGTTGGAAAAGatgagaaaggcagaaagattCCAGAGTATCTGATCCATTTTAACGGTTGGAACAGAAG CTGGGATAGATGGGCAGCTGAAGATCATGTTCTTCGTGATACAGACGAAAACCGCAGATTACAGCGTAAATTGGCACGGAAGGCTGTGGCTCGCAT gagaagaaagggaagaaagaagagacgTTGCAGGTTGCCTGGTGTTGACTCTGTATTAAAAAGCCTtcctgctgaagaaaatgatGAAAGTAGTGAAAACT CTATAAGTAGTTCTTCTTCTGATGACAGTGATGAAGGaacagatgaagaaataaaaagtgaagaaaGTGACATAGAAGAGAGGACAGAAATG AAAGAAGAACAAGACACTCATACAAAAAGAGACATGGAGGAAAGAGCAATAAGCATAGAAATTCCTGAAGTCTTGAAAAAGAAGCTTGAGGAAGACTGTTACTatattaacagaagaaaacGG ctAGTGAAGCTTCCTTGTCAGACAAATATAATAACCATCCTGGAGTCATACGTGAAACATTTTGCtattaatgctgctttttcagccAATGAAAGATCTCGGCACCATCAGATGACTCTACATGCTAATATGAATCTTCATTATGTGCCACCAGAGAAGAA TGTTGAGCTATGTAAAGAGATGGTGGATGGGCTGCGAATAACCTTTGACTTCACACTTCCATTAATTTTGCTCTATCCATATGAACAAGCTCAATTTAAGAAGGTAACTTCATCAAAATTCTTTCTTCCCATCAAAGAAAACTCAACAAATACTAACAG AAATCAGGAGGAACTTTCCCCAAGTCCTCCTCTATTGAATCCTCCGACGCCTCAGTCAACTGACAGCCAGCCTACAACAGGGGAGCCAGCCACGCCAAAAAGACGAAAAGCTGAACCTGAAATTCTGCAGTCGCTGAGGCGTTCTACGCGCCATAGCTCTAACTGCGACAGGTTATCGGAAAGCAGTGCTTCCCCACAACCTAAACGACGGCATCTTGAGACCCCAGCTTCTATGCCAAAGCTCTTCTTGCACCTGGAAAAAA aAACCCCTGTCCATAGTGGATCATCTTCACCTATAACTTTGACTCCTAGCAAAGAGGGGAGTGCAGTTTTTACTGGCTTTGAAGGTAGAAGAAACAATGAATTGAATGAG GTTTTGTCCTGGAAATTGATGCCAGAAAATTATCCACCAAGTGATCAACCGCCACCTCCTTCATATATTTATGGATCTCAACATTTGCTACGGATGTTTG TAAAGCTACCAGAAATACTGGGGAAGATGTGCTTTCCTGACAAAAACCTAAAGGCCTTAGTAAAACACTTCGAAATGTTTCTGAG
- the MSL3 gene encoding male-specific lethal 3 homolog isoform X4, whose product MTSRGMKFKFHRGERVLCFEPDPTKAKVLYDAKIVDIVVGKDEKGRKIPEYLIHFNGWNRSWDRWAAEDHVLRDTDENRRLQRKLARKAVARMRRKGRKKRRCRLPGVDSVLKSLPAEENDESSENSISSSSSDDSDEGTDEEIKSEESDIEERTEMKEEQDTHTKRDMEERAISIEIPEVLKKKLEEDCYYINRRKRLVKLPCQTNIITILESYVKHFAINAAFSANERSRHHQMTLHANMNLHYVPPEKNVELCKEMVDGLRITFDFTLPLILLYPYEQAQFKKVTSSKFFLPIKENSTNTNRNQEELSPSPPLLNPPTPQSTDSQPTTGEPATPKRRKAEPEILQSLRRSTRHSSNCDRLSESSASPQPKRRHLETPASMPKLFLHLEKKTPVHSGSSSPITLTPSKEGSAVFTGFEGRRNNELNEVLSWKLMPENYPPSDQPPPPSYIYGSQHLLRMFGF is encoded by the exons ATTGTTGACATTGTTGTTGGAAAAGatgagaaaggcagaaagattCCAGAGTATCTGATCCATTTTAACGGTTGGAACAGAAG CTGGGATAGATGGGCAGCTGAAGATCATGTTCTTCGTGATACAGACGAAAACCGCAGATTACAGCGTAAATTGGCACGGAAGGCTGTGGCTCGCAT gagaagaaagggaagaaagaagagacgTTGCAGGTTGCCTGGTGTTGACTCTGTATTAAAAAGCCTtcctgctgaagaaaatgatGAAAGTAGTGAAAACT CTATAAGTAGTTCTTCTTCTGATGACAGTGATGAAGGaacagatgaagaaataaaaagtgaagaaaGTGACATAGAAGAGAGGACAGAAATG AAAGAAGAACAAGACACTCATACAAAAAGAGACATGGAGGAAAGAGCAATAAGCATAGAAATTCCTGAAGTCTTGAAAAAGAAGCTTGAGGAAGACTGTTACTatattaacagaagaaaacGG ctAGTGAAGCTTCCTTGTCAGACAAATATAATAACCATCCTGGAGTCATACGTGAAACATTTTGCtattaatgctgctttttcagccAATGAAAGATCTCGGCACCATCAGATGACTCTACATGCTAATATGAATCTTCATTATGTGCCACCAGAGAAGAA TGTTGAGCTATGTAAAGAGATGGTGGATGGGCTGCGAATAACCTTTGACTTCACACTTCCATTAATTTTGCTCTATCCATATGAACAAGCTCAATTTAAGAAGGTAACTTCATCAAAATTCTTTCTTCCCATCAAAGAAAACTCAACAAATACTAACAG AAATCAGGAGGAACTTTCCCCAAGTCCTCCTCTATTGAATCCTCCGACGCCTCAGTCAACTGACAGCCAGCCTACAACAGGGGAGCCAGCCACGCCAAAAAGACGAAAAGCTGAACCTGAAATTCTGCAGTCGCTGAGGCGTTCTACGCGCCATAGCTCTAACTGCGACAGGTTATCGGAAAGCAGTGCTTCCCCACAACCTAAACGACGGCATCTTGAGACCCCAGCTTCTATGCCAAAGCTCTTCTTGCACCTGGAAAAAA aAACCCCTGTCCATAGTGGATCATCTTCACCTATAACTTTGACTCCTAGCAAAGAGGGGAGTGCAGTTTTTACTGGCTTTGAAGGTAGAAGAAACAATGAATTGAATGAG GTTTTGTCCTGGAAATTGATGCCAGAAAATTATCCACCAAGTGATCAACCGCCACCTCCTTCATATATTTATGGATCTCAACATTTGCTACGGATGTTTG
- the MSL3 gene encoding male-specific lethal 3 homolog isoform X5, with the protein MRRKGRKKRRCRLPGVDSVLKSLPAEENDESSENSISSSSSDDSDEGTDEEIKSEESDIEERTEMKEEQDTHTKRDMEERAISIEIPEVLKKKLEEDCYYINRRKRLVKLPCQTNIITILESYVKHFAINAAFSANERSRHHQMTLHANMNLHYVPPEKNVELCKEMVDGLRITFDFTLPLILLYPYEQAQFKKVTSSKFFLPIKENSTNTNRNQEELSPSPPLLNPPTPQSTDSQPTTGEPATPKRRKAEPEILQSLRRSTRHSSNCDRLSESSASPQPKRRHLETPASMPKLFLHLEKKTPVHSGSSSPITLTPSKEGSAVFTGFEGRRNNELNEVLSWKLMPENYPPSDQPPPPSYIYGSQHLLRMFVKLPEILGKMCFPDKNLKALVKHFEMFLRFLAEYHDDFFPESAYVAACEAYYSTKNPRAIY; encoded by the exons AT gagaagaaagggaagaaagaagagacgTTGCAGGTTGCCTGGTGTTGACTCTGTATTAAAAAGCCTtcctgctgaagaaaatgatGAAAGTAGTGAAAACT CTATAAGTAGTTCTTCTTCTGATGACAGTGATGAAGGaacagatgaagaaataaaaagtgaagaaaGTGACATAGAAGAGAGGACAGAAATG AAAGAAGAACAAGACACTCATACAAAAAGAGACATGGAGGAAAGAGCAATAAGCATAGAAATTCCTGAAGTCTTGAAAAAGAAGCTTGAGGAAGACTGTTACTatattaacagaagaaaacGG ctAGTGAAGCTTCCTTGTCAGACAAATATAATAACCATCCTGGAGTCATACGTGAAACATTTTGCtattaatgctgctttttcagccAATGAAAGATCTCGGCACCATCAGATGACTCTACATGCTAATATGAATCTTCATTATGTGCCACCAGAGAAGAA TGTTGAGCTATGTAAAGAGATGGTGGATGGGCTGCGAATAACCTTTGACTTCACACTTCCATTAATTTTGCTCTATCCATATGAACAAGCTCAATTTAAGAAGGTAACTTCATCAAAATTCTTTCTTCCCATCAAAGAAAACTCAACAAATACTAACAG AAATCAGGAGGAACTTTCCCCAAGTCCTCCTCTATTGAATCCTCCGACGCCTCAGTCAACTGACAGCCAGCCTACAACAGGGGAGCCAGCCACGCCAAAAAGACGAAAAGCTGAACCTGAAATTCTGCAGTCGCTGAGGCGTTCTACGCGCCATAGCTCTAACTGCGACAGGTTATCGGAAAGCAGTGCTTCCCCACAACCTAAACGACGGCATCTTGAGACCCCAGCTTCTATGCCAAAGCTCTTCTTGCACCTGGAAAAAA aAACCCCTGTCCATAGTGGATCATCTTCACCTATAACTTTGACTCCTAGCAAAGAGGGGAGTGCAGTTTTTACTGGCTTTGAAGGTAGAAGAAACAATGAATTGAATGAG GTTTTGTCCTGGAAATTGATGCCAGAAAATTATCCACCAAGTGATCAACCGCCACCTCCTTCATATATTTATGGATCTCAACATTTGCTACGGATGTTTG TAAAGCTACCAGAAATACTGGGGAAGATGTGCTTTCCTGACAAAAACCTAAAGGCCTTAGTAAAACACTTCGAAATGTTTCTGAG
- the MSL3 gene encoding male-specific lethal 3 homolog isoform X6: MKEEQDTHTKRDMEERAISIEIPEVLKKKLEEDCYYINRRKRLVKLPCQTNIITILESYVKHFAINAAFSANERSRHHQMTLHANMNLHYVPPEKNVELCKEMVDGLRITFDFTLPLILLYPYEQAQFKKVTSSKFFLPIKENSTNTNRNQEELSPSPPLLNPPTPQSTDSQPTTGEPATPKRRKAEPEILQSLRRSTRHSSNCDRLSESSASPQPKRRHLETPASMPKLFLHLEKKTPVHSGSSSPITLTPSKEGSAVFTGFEGRRNNELNEVLSWKLMPENYPPSDQPPPPSYIYGSQHLLRMFVKLPEILGKMCFPDKNLKALVKHFEMFLRFLAEYHDDFFPESAYVAACEAYYSTKNPRAIY; encoded by the exons ATG AAAGAAGAACAAGACACTCATACAAAAAGAGACATGGAGGAAAGAGCAATAAGCATAGAAATTCCTGAAGTCTTGAAAAAGAAGCTTGAGGAAGACTGTTACTatattaacagaagaaaacGG ctAGTGAAGCTTCCTTGTCAGACAAATATAATAACCATCCTGGAGTCATACGTGAAACATTTTGCtattaatgctgctttttcagccAATGAAAGATCTCGGCACCATCAGATGACTCTACATGCTAATATGAATCTTCATTATGTGCCACCAGAGAAGAA TGTTGAGCTATGTAAAGAGATGGTGGATGGGCTGCGAATAACCTTTGACTTCACACTTCCATTAATTTTGCTCTATCCATATGAACAAGCTCAATTTAAGAAGGTAACTTCATCAAAATTCTTTCTTCCCATCAAAGAAAACTCAACAAATACTAACAG AAATCAGGAGGAACTTTCCCCAAGTCCTCCTCTATTGAATCCTCCGACGCCTCAGTCAACTGACAGCCAGCCTACAACAGGGGAGCCAGCCACGCCAAAAAGACGAAAAGCTGAACCTGAAATTCTGCAGTCGCTGAGGCGTTCTACGCGCCATAGCTCTAACTGCGACAGGTTATCGGAAAGCAGTGCTTCCCCACAACCTAAACGACGGCATCTTGAGACCCCAGCTTCTATGCCAAAGCTCTTCTTGCACCTGGAAAAAA aAACCCCTGTCCATAGTGGATCATCTTCACCTATAACTTTGACTCCTAGCAAAGAGGGGAGTGCAGTTTTTACTGGCTTTGAAGGTAGAAGAAACAATGAATTGAATGAG GTTTTGTCCTGGAAATTGATGCCAGAAAATTATCCACCAAGTGATCAACCGCCACCTCCTTCATATATTTATGGATCTCAACATTTGCTACGGATGTTTG TAAAGCTACCAGAAATACTGGGGAAGATGTGCTTTCCTGACAAAAACCTAAAGGCCTTAGTAAAACACTTCGAAATGTTTCTGAG